AGTTTACATGTTGTCCAATGCCCTTAGAAACTATATGAATAGCATGTTGGACACCTTATCCACCATCTCCTCATCAACCTCCAGCTCCATACCATAGACACAGAGCACACCATACTTCCACCCATGAACAAAGGCCTCGGTAACAAGGGCATCCGCACCATGAAGCGTCTCGATATAACTAGTAAAAACACTTATCGAATGTTCTTTGCATACTGCttccttatttcatcatttttcatagacTATGGGCTCCAAACGGTTCCTATCTCCCCCAATCTTGAAAAATACCGATTCTCAACAACTTGCAACACAAACAGAGTTGAGctaaacaaaaacaatcaaaaacaccaCCAGAAAGTTTGACTTTCCCCTCATAGAAGAAGTCTTGCCCAGGACACTTTGGAAGACGTCATTCTCCATCATTTCTGAAAGCCCCTTGAGCTTCGCACGCATCATGATCATTACGGAGTAGATTAAGAAGATCCTCTGGGATCCAATCATAAATGTTCCAAACTTTCCTACTTGGCAAGTCGGCCCCAATGTTGGCCTAAATATCGGCAACCTTATTACCCTCACGATAGACATGTGAAATGTTAAATTTGTAGAATCCCCTGagaagcattaggctatcttcaaTAATATGTTTAATCGACCAACTAGGGGAGGAGGAAGTTGTTAAACAATtaatgatgtttagggagtcacactccaagcagacccttctcaaacctttctctttggGCAATTTGATATTGGTATACGTTGTGAAGGCCTTACTAAAGTGGTTTGTCTAGGTACCCAAAGAGAGGGCCACCATCGAGACCATCCTGCCATTATTATCACGCACCACTCCCCCATATCCAGCAGGTCCGGGATTCCCCTTCGTTGCACCATCAATTAATGTTTTTTtaggtccaatatttttttttaaatgttataaaaattgattaacaagatatgagaaagagtttattgaataaatagataaagggaaaaatcaatccaatgtcatttctttcaatgaaatgaaaaatatttttgcaagaagagaatcctcaagaatcaagccaatagataaagtagtaaatgttgtcaagtGAGTGCTAAGATCAACTTTCCCATTGGACTTCTCGAAACATGGTACCTCTATGTGCTTTGAGATGGGATTCTTTAGGACGGTATATGAAAGTAGTCTACGTGTGCAATATGATGGAAGAGTTAGTTGGGATTAGGTTTGGCCTGTGCCGACCAATTATTCAGATGTCCACATCTCTACTATGATACATGATTTATAAGGAGTGCTTCCATAAAAAAGTAAACTAACCGAATAATTGTAGTGCTCTATTGTATTTAAGTTAAGAGTGTAAAATTATCCCTTTCCCAATTGaatgatccttcttcctttctagctatacattgaataataaataaatattttccagcatctatatccgttgcaacaagaatcttcgatagaaaaataataataataataagtaaagaaaaatgaaatggcattatactagaatacattattttcatgtcccaaaatagtaaattaatggatAAAAAGCAATTGTAGCTAGTTAAATGCCTTGCTGAAGgagtaattaccaaaataaaataaaaaaagaaaacagGAGGCTCTGTTTAAACTGGTTCAATCTTAAACTTCCTAATATTATCCTCGTGTGACATACATTGTCGAGCATTGAGaaacatataattttttatatcGCTTGTAgctctaaatgcatctcaccttAGGTGGTTGATCGGGTCGAGGAAGatggaaaaatccttaacaaaggtTGCACATTATCTAGTTAGCACAATAGTTTtacaagataataaataaataataagaatgaaattagaacaagaatttaatcaaatgtaaatgcaCTCCACTCTTCACCTTCATCGCCCAATtgaataaactaagaaaatataagctAAGATGTTAGTTTAGATGTTGTCCAATGCCCTTAGAAACTATATGAATAGCATATTGGGCCGCCATCCCTCCTCTTACCCTCCTTGCATTGTCAAGGTGAAATAAGTATGAGgttgatttaataattattttaaatttatatgttttatttattattcattgtgTGTTTCTTACTTGTTAATGCTTTATCAATTGTAAACTATGTAATACTACGAATACTTTTTCCTTGGAATATATAATtagttctctctccctctatattaaggatattttttaagaaattattgtttatttaaataaatataataatatctatTTAAGAATTATCTCAACCAATATTTTATTCATCTGAGATTTTTTTGGCTATCTAAAAATCTAATAAGTGTCAACTCTCTCAAATAATTGATTTTAGTATCCTTTGTGTTCATTGGACTATAATAATACGTAAGTAGACACTGCAACATAGATCATGTGAAATTGAAATTAACATGTTAGGATTTACAAGGTGAAAGAGTGAAGATACTATGATTTTTTGTAGGCAATCAAAACTTTTCTCAATAATTGTGTTATTATGTTGTAGTccactaatattttaattttttaggtcACGAAAAAAAGTTCCAAAACCTAATGCAATCCTATTAAAATGTTGAAAACAAGTAATCATGTCACATTATCAATGGCTGAAAATTGATGTGTGGTCTAACATCCATACTCTGAAGCACaaatacattacataatttaattttattatctaaGGTGCATTGTAGTGTAGTAGCAACCTTTCAAATGAGAGGCCCCGATTCACCATCAATAAGTTTTCTATATAAGATTTGTGTAAGATGTCATCAAATGCACTATAAAGCGTTGATAGGTAATCGTGAATCGTGATATAGGCATAGCCTTAAATATTAGCACTTTTAAATAAATTGCAAAGGCTCCAAAATGATATTCTTAATTCTCGAGAACTCGTCTTCTCTAGTAGAAAATTATACAATAGTAATTGTAAGAAAATTAGAGAGACCTTCTTAGCAACAAACTTACCTTATATATAGGTTACATTAAATTGTGTTTGATCTTAGTAATGTGAAATGCGGACATGATTGAAAATAAGTATTATTTGAATGTATAAATCACAGACACGGATCTTAAAGTTAAATACCATTAAAAATATTCATAGACATACAATAATTTATTTGACACTTCAGACTTGAAGAAAAGATAAGACCATTACAAATGCTTCATAATTATATAAATTCTCTTGTCGTTGTTTTAAGACGCAATTTATATTGATAATCAATTatcgcaccttcatttccatgccaaaATAACACACATAGTGTAGCATATCATAAGGAACCATAAATGAAGGTCCCCGAGAACAACAGGGGCCAAACAATTTTACTGAAAATAAGCAGCTACGAAGATGAAAATTTACATGATTCGCATATCGGACAGTGCAAAAGGCAGACGCAGGAGACGAGATCACATATTGCATTCGAAGGACAGAGGAAGAGGAAATGAGAGAgacagaaaaagagaagaagaagaattagaagagggagatgatgatttAAAGAGAATCACACTTAGTGGGCTTGAAAGAGAGCGTGTTCTGAGCATTGTTGTAAAGGATATGGAAGTTTTGCTGCTGTATGTTTCCGAAGATGGAAGGATTCCCCGATGGTTCACCCAACATTGCCAGGCACAAGAGATTTTCAGATGCCTGAATGAAAAAGTTGTCTGCCGGAAGCTCGTAATCCACGCCGCCTTTGAAGTTGAAGACGAGGGTTGGCAAGGTGAGGTGAGCGGATGATGTGTGGTAACAAAGATCCAAACCTGTAGAAGACCCGTCTACAGGAGTGAGATCAATGGCGGACTGAATTGCTTCCTTAAGAGGAGAGTAGGCAGCCTGGTCCAGAATGGTAACAGTGGTTCCGGAGTCGATGATCATACCTCCGCTGCCGTCCGATTGCAGATCGAAAGTTCCAGGATGAATATctagtgccttaccattgagggtgATTCCTGTAATAGGAATGTACCAGAAAGTGGGAATGATACTGCTCTTGATGAGTGGGAGAGTCTTGGCTCCTCCGCTCAAGGAAGGCACCCTCGCCGAAAAAGAGGGGGCTGGTTTGTGAAGAAGAGTCGGTGATGGGCAAAAGACAGTAAGAGAACATGTTCTCTGCTTTGGAACCCAGCTGTGAGATAAGGGAGAGACCACCTCTTCCCAGTCCCACAAGGCCACCACCCTGAGAGAATCCTTGTCCTTCgttgtcatgcccgcatccaaatgCAATGCCTTTAACCTTGCTGCTCCCAATTGACAATGTCTCGTAAGCCAGGTCGCCGCTGGTGAAGGAACCATCGCCATACTGATACATAAAGGTACAATCTGGATTGCATCCGGTTTGTGTACTCCCCAAGGCGGCACAAAGAGAATCACCGCAGGGAATTGTGGAAAATGTGGGGGACTTGGAGGGGTCGAAGATTGGCGTAGGCTGAGAGAAGCAGTCCTTGCAAGGCTTGCACTGAGTCCAAATCAGATCGCTCCCCGTGTCCACAATCGCTTCGAAGCTCACAGAGGGCGTTCCCAGTACAACGCTCATCAGAAATTCTCCATCCCCTACTTCAACGGGCGTTTCAGCGTCTAATTGCCCTCTTATCAATGCCTCTATCTTCTTCATTCGCTTCTTACTTCGATCCACAGCCAAACCCAATCTCTCAGAAAAACCCAACTCTCTCTCTGATGTGCGCGTCATATTCACccttatttttacattttcatcgCTGCTAGACTTCGGCCAACCACTAAACAGTCTGTCCGAAGAACATGATATCGTTGGAATAGTAAAGCATATCAAGACCACAAAACCCAACAGCTTTGAACGctccatttctctttttcttttctaaacCTCGAAACCTTTTTCTGCTCTCATCTATTCCACTCCATGCAATATATATACACAGAGAGAGTGAGAAGGAGCCTTAAATAAAAATCAGCAGATTCCCCGACGTGTCCACATAACAATATCGATCATCTTAGAAGGATAGacgaatttatttaatttccccttcTCTATCTCTGCCCGTCTGGAATTGTTCTAGAAGTAGAATAGACTGCTGCAATTCGAAGTGAATCGTATTTTTTTCTGTCCATACCTTCACTAAGTATTTCCGTACACTTAACTCGTAATCCAATTCCTTCTTCCCAATGAATTTTGTGGACCCATTCAGATCGAAATTCCAAAACGTGTTGTAACCGGAGGGTtagttttctaaaaatatttaaaattagtttacACATAATTATTCTTAGTCGGTTTATCCGGCTTTCCAACTTATTCTCATTCTTGTTTATCTCATTCTTAAATTTTGCTCTAATTAGTTTATTCATTTTTAAGATTTAGAAATTTTACTTGTACAAAAGTGTTATATTCAATGCTCTATTATGTATTCACATTACCGCATCCTATCATAAAGTTCTATTCAAGGATTTATAGCAAAAAGAAAAAGTACATGAAAGTTAATGTAATCTATGTGGTTGAACATCCacatatataaatcatctaaattgaattttatttttattctcgtTCTTATTTATCTTATTTCTCAATTTTAATTGTGCAGAAGTGTTATATGCAATGTTCTATTATATATTCGCATTGCCATATCCTATCATAACGTTTTGCTCAAGGATTTATACAAGAAGGAAAAAGTAGATAAAAGTTAACGTAATCTATGTGGTTGAACATGCAAgtatataaatcatctaaattgaatttaagaatccaTCTTTTAAGAATTGGGTATGTAGTTGTATCAGTGATAAGCATGAAAGTCATGTCAACTAGGGATCACTCCCCATGTCCACGATTGTTTTATGTCAAATCCATAGATATGTGTAAGTTCTATATGTGTGAATATAAATTCTTCCCTAACATTTGATCTAATAAATCTCACTTTTCGTCAATTTACCTTGAAGTTAACTCTTCACTAATTGTCAAGTATTCGCAATAGTTAAAATCACATTAGGGAGCCTGGTAGATCACTAGGGTCAAGTTCTCCTAGGTTATCCTTCGGAATGGTCAGCTTCACGAGCCTGGCCAATTTAGGTAAATGGAAAAGAAGCATGCAAATttcccaagatgaaaactttaatggATATAGATTCATCTTGGTGCTCCAACCAAAAGCATTTCTATGATAAATGTTTCATTTATGCAAATTCGTATTCAATGAATTCTCAAAGCAACTGGATGTTAAATAAATGCACATTGAATTCTTTCAAAAACCAAAATGTTCAATAAATCACATAAAACAGGTACTAAATGTAATTATGATAGAATAAAAGGTTTGGAGTTAAAAAATTCGAATTTAAATTGCTAAATCTCAAGGGTCAGTATTGTATGGTGCAATATTGATTGGACGCCCCATTATTGACCAATAGCAGAAAAAAGGCTAATACTTAAGTAGAGAATAAATGCCTAGACATTGAGGGTGGATGGAGAATAATCTAATAATAAATGTGATACATACAAATGTGTGCATGAATCCACGGGATAAGATAGAATATAAGGGGGTGTATGTAAATTAATAAGGGTGGCTAATTAGACAATGGgccaagatttcgacaagattgcatCATTTCTTGATATATGGTTGAATTAATCCATCCTCTAATAATATACCCAAAACTAAGGATAGTTTGActagattaaaatattttaccattaTGTTTTGACCATACATTGACGTGCAAGTGAATCCTAAAATAGTAATACATCTCAAAGCATATGGAATGTGGAATATATCATTTAAATTAGATGCTTGGACGTCAAATAATAGTTAATATAGATAGAGTAATGGACCTTGGCACATACTAGCATGTGATACTCATTCTTTACATTTGAATCCTTCATGAGAGactaaaaaatagagaaattatgtATAATGAGTAGCTTATATCTCAAGAATTAAATAGACATCAATAAAATACGTGAACCTATTTAACAATCTAGAAgattaagaaatatgaaaatgagtagTAAGTTTAggggtatcttcatgtgcaaaaggTTCTGTGACATAGTGCCCTATGGTATATTGATACTACCACATCCTGTCATagaaaagctttatttagaaatggTGATTACATGCTTCATATGAGAGAAATTATAGAAGAGGGAAAATAGTACATGAATTTATTATGCCGAAGGCGTCTCTTATATGAATTGGATGAGCTATTTTTGGGCATCAACGATTGTGAGTAAAGGAGACAGCATTGCAAGACGATTGGGAATATTGGAGCTGTCCGCTGTCCATTAGttttattcttcattttttgtcagaATGTGTGCACTGCTCATCGTCTCTCGATCTTCTCATTTTACCACTATCTCTCCTCTTGCAGTCACGATCAGATGAGATTTTTTCGAAAATTCTACTCCTCCATTAATGCAAACATAGTACTCTCAAATATTTGAGCTCTCACAATCTAAATTTTAGGGTTCCTGCCACTTGTTCCGTGTGCCTCTTTAATAATTCATAAatgtcattattttcttattttttatttctatacaaTTTAGTTGTTGCACAGTTTCCCATGATAAGTGAATGGTGGGAACTTTTTTAATTACTAAGTACACTCAACCTTTATGTTTCCATTTGTCTAAATCAAACCATCTAGTAATTCCGAAACCCTAAAAAAGTTGTATGGGTTTTATAGACACTTCAAAATTTACTATGTTTGTATGTGttaaaatgactatgttagtgggttttaagttatttacttattattctgttaatgtattatatataataataatattattgaatagaaacatatttgtttaaatagttcaagtaatttatggtgaaaatgtaaatagaatagaataattttttattttcaaatagaaataaactatacaaatcatgtaaattgtattagtattattgtaatattatcataaaaaCTCAACCTTCAAAGACCCAACAAAAAAACAGATGCGAACCAACCCATAAAAACCAGGGCAAAGCAGCCCCATAGAACAACAGACAAGAACAATACAGAATTTCTACATAACAAAACTAGAACACTTTGACCAATTTGTCATTCTTCTGAATGACATCCTCATTGATTTTCTGAACTTTCTTAATGATGTTGTCAACACGGGTCACACCCTTATCTTTTCTATGGAGCCTCGTCGCTGGACCAAGTAGGGGCTTCTCTTCCGTATCCAGATCCGCATCCACATCCTCTGAGGGAGCCCTAAGTTTCTTACAGGTACCAGCATTCACAACCTTAGCTTTCTTcaccatctcaatgctaccagtgggGCACTTGCCCTGAGAAATATAATGAAGAACTTCAGCCTATTCATTGAGTCTATGTAGACGAAAGCTAGTATTGTTCATGGCAGACATACTCACCTCCACCACCACACTCAAACTATGCTGATGTTTATAAGTCATTTTCCAAAGCCTTAATGTGCTCTTCATGTTCCTCCTTAAGGTCTTTAATACCATTAGCTAGGGTATGCGTATTCGAAACCTAGTACTGTCAAGGTCCCCATTAGGTGGATTGGCCTTCTCTTTGAGATTATTAATCTCTTGAAAAATCTAGGTGAATTGGGCATTTTGGTTATCCTTTAAATTCCTCAAGTTAATATTCGTAATCGTATTCTCACGGACCGACAGACCATCTCCTTAGGAGTAAACCACCCACCAAGAGTAGGTATAGAAACATTGACACCCTAATCCTCCACAGGCTCGTCCAAATCAATCTGAGAGGCATTCGGTCGCTTAGAATAATTCTCGTTGACATTGTTAAATACTTTGGTTTTGTCAATAGCTCTTGACATAGAAACGCTGGCCACTCTTTTAACCTTCACATCAGAACTACCATCCACCGAATTAGGGACATGTTCAGGGTCATCCTCCTCGttagataaaataatttattttctgctAGTACGGTTAGGGATTTTAGACGATGAGGGTCCTTGTTTGTTATAAATGTGAAAGACTTCGTTCCCATCGAAGTCCACCTCTTCATCAGAAGAGATTTCCCCATAATGAATATGGACATTCTTCTTGTACTCTATACCAGTTTTAGCACTCGTATTCCTCTCGACATGGATAGTCTTGGCATACTTTATAATCAACGGGAATAATCCCTCATGGAGAACAAGGGAGGATGCACATTTCTCGTGAGCCCTAATGCTATTATTCAATGATGAGACCAAATAAAAGGCCGAGGAAATGCACTTGTGATGCCGAAAATGATTAATAATGACAAAGTGACAGCTAAGTAAGGTACAGAATTTACCATCAAGGGTGAGGCGGTGCACGATAACCTCTGAGA
This genomic interval from Cryptomeria japonica unplaced genomic scaffold, Sugi_1.0 HiC_scaffold_193, whole genome shotgun sequence contains the following:
- the LOC131868016 gene encoding aspartic proteinase nepenthesin-1-like, which gives rise to MERSKLLGFVVLICFTIPTISCSSDRLFSGWPKSSSDENVKIRVNMTRTSERELGFSERLGLAVDRSKKRMKKIEALIRGQLDAETPVEVGDGEFLMSVVLGTPSVSFEAIVDTGSDLIWTQCKPCKDCFSQPTPIFDPSKSPTFSTIPCGDSLCAALGSTQTGCNPDCTFMYQYGDGSFTSGDLAYETLSIGSSKVKGIAFGCGHDNEGQGFSQGGGLVGLGRGGLSLISQLGSKAENMFSYCLLPITDSSSQTSPLFFGEGITLNGKALDIHPGTFDLQSDGSGGMIIDSGTTVTILDQAAYSPLKEAIQSAIDLTPVDGSSTGLDLCYHTSSAHLTLPTLVFNFKGGVDYELPADNFFIQASENLLCLAMLGEPSGNPSIFGNIQQQNFHILYNNAQNTLSFKPTKCDSL